The Halogeometricum rufum genome has a segment encoding these proteins:
- a CDS encoding saccharopine dehydrogenase family protein — MADDSQFLVYGAYGYTGRLVAEEAADRELDVVLAGRDAKRTRDVADELDLPYRTFDVSQAATMLDDVSLVLNCAGPFDETADQMVDACVETGTHYLDITGELQVFERIKRRSDDAEDAGVTLLPGVGFDVVPTDCLAAHLQSRLPEATHLALALEADGGVSPGTLKTVLGNAADGGAVRRDGDLRWVPMAHKTRAVDFGDGLHRAVTFPWGDVSTATFTTGIPNVEVYLSLPSNARRAFAATRYLGGLLDTKPVQSLLEYAVERYVEGPDAEKRESSETRIWGEVRSSRDRVVSRLRTPDTYDVTVQTALLCAEKTLAGEAPTGYQTPAAAFGPDLILEVPGVERVDLEDDEVVARETGPATDATGESDTDRAEDGETGGGADADADAELGADAVTVDVDDDHPAEESEGAADDDTPSPRALSDDAKPAVRRRETEAGTVEGEAEE; from the coding sequence ATGGCAGACGACTCTCAGTTTCTCGTCTACGGCGCGTACGGATACACCGGTCGCCTCGTCGCCGAGGAAGCGGCCGACCGTGAACTCGACGTGGTCCTCGCGGGCCGGGACGCAAAGCGGACCCGCGACGTGGCCGACGAACTCGACCTCCCCTACCGGACGTTCGACGTGTCGCAGGCGGCGACGATGCTCGACGACGTCTCCCTCGTCCTGAACTGCGCCGGCCCGTTCGACGAGACGGCCGACCAGATGGTCGACGCCTGCGTCGAGACGGGGACGCACTACCTCGACATCACGGGCGAACTGCAGGTGTTCGAGCGAATCAAGCGCCGGAGCGACGACGCCGAGGACGCCGGCGTCACCCTCCTGCCCGGCGTCGGGTTCGACGTGGTCCCCACCGACTGTCTGGCCGCCCACCTGCAGTCCCGCCTCCCCGAGGCGACGCACCTCGCTCTCGCCCTCGAGGCCGACGGCGGCGTCTCGCCGGGAACGCTCAAGACGGTTCTCGGCAACGCGGCCGACGGCGGCGCGGTGCGACGGGACGGCGACCTTCGCTGGGTGCCGATGGCGCACAAGACGCGCGCCGTGGACTTCGGCGACGGCCTCCACCGCGCCGTCACCTTCCCCTGGGGCGACGTCTCCACCGCGACGTTCACGACGGGCATCCCGAACGTCGAGGTGTACCTCTCGCTCCCGTCGAACGCGCGGCGGGCCTTCGCGGCGACGCGGTACCTCGGCGGCCTCCTCGACACGAAACCGGTCCAGTCGCTCCTCGAATACGCCGTCGAACGGTACGTGGAGGGCCCCGACGCGGAGAAGCGCGAGTCCTCGGAGACGCGCATCTGGGGGGAGGTTCGCTCCTCGCGCGACCGGGTCGTCTCGCGCCTCCGGACGCCCGACACCTACGACGTGACCGTCCAGACGGCCCTGCTCTGCGCGGAGAAGACGCTCGCCGGCGAGGCGCCGACGGGGTACCAGACGCCCGCCGCGGCGTTCGGTCCCGACCTGATTCTGGAGGTGCCCGGCGTCGAACGCGTGGACCTCGAAGACGACGAGGTCGTCGCGCGGGAGACGGGGCCGGCGACCGACGCGACGGGCGAGAGTGACACCGACCGCGCCGAGGACGGCGAGACGGGCGGGGGTGCGGACGCGGACGCAGATGCCGAACTCGGCGCGGACGCCGTCACCGTCGACGTCGACGACGACCACCCGGCCGAGGAGAGCGAGGGGGCGGCGGACGACGACACGCCCTCGCCGCGGGCGCTCTCGGACGACGCGAAACCGGCGGTTCGACGGCGGGAGACCGAGGCAGGGACCGTCGAGGGCGAGGCCGAAGAGTAG
- a CDS encoding aldo/keto reductase, with the protein MEIPRLGFGTYQMDEREECVEAVELAMETGYEHVDTAQGYDNEEYVAEGLDASGVDRDEVFVATKLDTDNLASDDVVETAQESAERLGTDSIDLLYVHWPINTYDPEETLPALDELVDDGLVERVGLSNFRPDQMREAIETLDAPVYAHQVEMHPMLPQEELHELAVEEDHQLVAYCPIARGKVADVPEIRQVAEKHDATAAQVSLAWLMDKENVTAIPKAASPDHVEENYESLELELDDEDRETIGSIETRERIVDFDEAPWNQV; encoded by the coding sequence ATGGAGATTCCGAGACTCGGCTTCGGCACGTATCAGATGGACGAACGCGAGGAGTGCGTCGAGGCCGTCGAACTGGCGATGGAGACGGGCTACGAACACGTCGACACCGCGCAGGGCTACGACAACGAGGAGTACGTCGCGGAGGGCCTGGACGCCTCGGGCGTGGACCGCGACGAGGTGTTCGTGGCGACGAAACTCGACACGGACAACCTCGCGTCCGACGACGTCGTCGAGACGGCGCAAGAGAGCGCGGAGCGACTGGGTACCGACAGCATCGACCTGCTGTACGTCCACTGGCCGATCAACACGTACGACCCCGAGGAGACGCTCCCCGCACTCGACGAACTCGTCGACGACGGACTCGTCGAACGCGTCGGCCTGAGCAACTTCCGCCCCGACCAGATGCGGGAGGCCATCGAGACACTCGACGCGCCGGTCTACGCGCATCAGGTCGAGATGCACCCGATGCTCCCGCAGGAGGAACTGCACGAACTCGCCGTCGAGGAGGACCACCAACTCGTCGCCTACTGCCCCATCGCCCGCGGGAAGGTGGCCGACGTGCCCGAGATTCGGCAGGTCGCCGAGAAGCACGACGCGACGGCCGCGCAGGTGTCGCTGGCGTGGTTGATGGACAAGGAGAACGTCACGGCCATCCCGAAGGCCGCCTCGCCCGACCACGTCGAGGAGAACTACGAGTCGCTCGAACTCGAACTGGACGACGAGGACCGCGAGACCATCGGCAGTATCGAGACGCGAGAGCGCATCGTCGACTTCGACGAAGCGCCGTGGAACCAGGTCTGA
- the ppc gene encoding phosphoenolpyruvate carboxylase yields MELHTRDVRRDVRELGALLGDVLEEQSSTSSFQTVEDIRTAAIDYRKGDLDSRARLLQVLDGLSPDGESVVARAFTTYFELINLAEERERVRTIREASQAGDLEDGLLATVESFADGDADPQTVQRILDDVLIEPTFTAHPTEARRKTVKAKLRSIAARIEEMDERLLTDRERQQLWRKVDAEVTSLWQTSQVRDRRPEPQDEARNVQWYLESILFDVVGEVYAEFEDVLADEYPEVDVPKLFEFRSWAGSDRDGNPFVTPEVTEDTLARQRTVVLEKYSDALKRLSGVLSQDGSRIDVGADFERSLMADRERLPVVAEETEERYPDEPYRQKLKLMRERIRRIEDVRPDGYASHHELLEDLETIDASLRANGADVVADEYVSPLMRQVDTFGFTLASLDLRDHQENHTEAVHEALEHEGIDYRGRDEAGRVEVLTEAILQDEPLLDLADPGDISDTAQRVLTRFEKLGEWQREYGVGAIDTYCISMTEEPSHVLEVLFLADQAGVVSLPDHCGLDVVPLLETESALNGARRIMGTLFENEAYEQVLAARNGLQEIMLGYSDSNKENGYLAANWDLYKNQRRLATICDDFDVTMRLFHGRGGSISRGGGPMNEAMLALPNETVTGQIKFTEQGEAIAEKYANPRIAERNLEQMLNAQVRSRHEAIKVPEEEVPEEWADAMDTMATAARREYQDLLESEGFVSYFEQATPITVIEDLNLGSRPASRSGERTVEDLRAIPWVFSWTQSRCIITGWYALGAGIQAYLDDGGDVATLREMYDEWPFFQTTLDNASLALARTEFGIAEHYAALADDDLRERFYPRLYDEYERARDIVLDVSGRESLLKRQWLDESLRRRNPYVDPLNLLQTHLLSQTHRTEDEERTLRLTVKGIAAGMKNTG; encoded by the coding sequence ATGGAGTTACACACGCGAGACGTGAGGCGGGACGTCCGGGAGCTCGGGGCGCTCCTGGGCGACGTGCTGGAGGAGCAGTCGTCCACCAGTTCGTTCCAGACCGTCGAAGACATCAGGACCGCCGCCATCGACTACCGGAAGGGCGACCTCGACTCCCGTGCGCGCCTGCTGCAGGTACTCGACGGGCTCTCGCCCGACGGCGAGAGCGTCGTCGCCCGCGCGTTCACCACCTACTTCGAACTCATCAACCTCGCGGAGGAACGCGAGCGCGTCCGGACCATCCGCGAGGCGTCGCAGGCCGGCGACCTTGAGGACGGCCTGCTCGCCACCGTCGAGTCGTTCGCGGACGGCGACGCCGACCCCCAGACGGTCCAGCGCATCCTCGACGACGTCCTCATCGAACCGACGTTCACCGCGCACCCGACCGAGGCCCGGCGGAAGACGGTGAAGGCGAAACTGCGCTCTATCGCCGCGCGCATCGAGGAGATGGACGAACGCCTCCTCACCGACCGCGAACGGCAGCAGCTCTGGCGGAAGGTGGACGCAGAGGTGACGAGCCTCTGGCAGACCTCGCAGGTCCGCGACCGCCGCCCCGAACCGCAGGACGAAGCGCGGAACGTCCAGTGGTACCTCGAGTCCATCCTGTTCGACGTGGTCGGCGAGGTGTACGCCGAGTTCGAGGACGTCCTCGCAGACGAGTACCCCGAGGTGGACGTGCCGAAACTGTTCGAGTTCCGCTCGTGGGCCGGGTCGGACCGCGACGGCAACCCGTTCGTCACGCCAGAGGTCACCGAGGACACGCTGGCTCGCCAGCGCACGGTCGTCTTGGAGAAGTACAGCGACGCGCTCAAGCGCCTGTCCGGCGTCCTCAGTCAGGACGGGTCCCGCATCGACGTCGGGGCCGACTTCGAGCGCTCGCTGATGGCGGACCGCGAACGCCTCCCCGTCGTCGCCGAGGAGACGGAGGAGCGCTACCCCGACGAGCCCTACCGGCAGAAGCTGAAGCTGATGCGCGAGCGCATCCGCCGCATCGAGGACGTTCGCCCCGACGGCTACGCGAGCCACCACGAACTCCTCGAGGACCTCGAGACCATCGACGCGAGCCTCCGCGCCAACGGCGCGGACGTCGTCGCCGACGAGTACGTGAGCCCGCTGATGCGGCAGGTGGACACGTTCGGCTTCACGCTCGCCAGCCTCGACCTGCGCGACCACCAGGAGAACCACACCGAGGCGGTCCACGAGGCGCTCGAACACGAGGGAATCGACTACCGCGGCCGCGACGAGGCGGGCCGCGTCGAGGTGCTGACCGAGGCCATCCTGCAGGACGAACCCCTGCTGGACCTCGCCGACCCCGGCGACATCTCGGACACGGCCCAGCGCGTGCTGACGCGCTTCGAGAAGCTCGGCGAGTGGCAGCGTGAGTACGGCGTCGGCGCCATCGACACCTACTGCATCTCGATGACCGAGGAGCCGAGCCACGTCCTCGAAGTGCTGTTCCTCGCCGACCAAGCGGGCGTCGTCTCCCTGCCCGACCACTGCGGCCTCGACGTGGTGCCGCTCCTCGAGACGGAGTCGGCGCTGAACGGCGCGCGCCGCATCATGGGGACGCTGTTCGAGAACGAGGCGTACGAGCAGGTGCTGGCCGCCCGCAACGGCCTGCAGGAGATAATGCTCGGCTACTCCGACTCGAACAAGGAGAACGGCTACCTCGCGGCCAACTGGGACCTCTACAAGAACCAGCGCCGCCTCGCGACCATCTGCGACGACTTCGACGTGACGATGCGCCTGTTCCACGGCCGCGGCGGGTCCATCTCCCGCGGCGGCGGCCCGATGAACGAGGCGATGCTGGCGCTCCCGAACGAGACGGTGACGGGCCAGATTAAGTTCACCGAACAGGGCGAGGCCATCGCCGAGAAGTACGCCAACCCGCGCATCGCCGAACGCAACCTCGAACAGATGCTGAACGCGCAGGTCCGGTCGCGACACGAGGCCATCAAGGTGCCCGAGGAGGAGGTGCCCGAGGAGTGGGCCGACGCGATGGACACGATGGCGACTGCCGCCCGGCGGGAGTACCAGGACCTGCTCGAATCCGAGGGCTTCGTCTCCTACTTCGAGCAGGCGACGCCCATCACGGTCATCGAGGACCTCAACCTCGGCTCACGCCCCGCCTCCCGGTCCGGCGAACGCACCGTCGAGGACCTGCGGGCCATCCCGTGGGTGTTCTCGTGGACGCAGTCCCGCTGTATCATCACCGGCTGGTACGCGCTGGGCGCGGGCATCCAGGCGTACCTCGACGACGGCGGCGACGTCGCCACCCTCCGCGAGATGTACGACGAGTGGCCGTTCTTCCAGACGACGCTCGACAACGCCTCGCTCGCCCTCGCGCGGACGGAGTTCGGCATCGCCGAGCACTACGCGGCCCTCGCGGACGACGACCTGCGCGAGCGGTTCTACCCGCGCCTGTACGACGAGTACGAACGCGCCCGCGACATCGTCCTCGACGTGAGCGGCCGGGAATCGCTCCTGAAGCGCCAGTGGCTGGACGAGAGCCTGCGTCGGCGGAACCCCTACGTGGACCCGCTGAACCTGCTCCAGACCCACCTGCTGTCGCAGACCCACCGGACCGAAGACGAGGAGCGGACGCTTCGGCTGACCGTGAAGGGCATCGCGGCGGGGATGAAGAACACCGGGTGA
- a CDS encoding cytochrome B gives MSDKYPEDSGRRRFVKGVVGGAALAGVGASGAAAINSATTSPGAGGGSTQAMAIENTDGPAPRGMPQVPIEIDSEGYLKGVWPEVKTIEQQGVQIQVAETEDYEGSGVTYTSEWFQYCGVESYAGIEPDYDSDNYFISGSNPGYDWQSEAYSEGDRLHVDDFSDYREWGNGVGQSGIGKGATGRWRSEDAEDVIPIQVLRSERIEEAAQNDPWLQASTQDGFIAWLNKCTHFCCVPKYKTEGSEKFNAENDVYCQCHQSVYDPFSIVETLFVARPRPD, from the coding sequence ATGAGCGACAAGTACCCGGAAGACTCGGGTCGTCGCCGGTTCGTCAAAGGTGTCGTGGGGGGCGCGGCACTCGCCGGCGTCGGCGCATCGGGCGCGGCCGCCATCAACTCCGCGACCACCTCTCCCGGCGCAGGCGGGGGTTCGACGCAGGCGATGGCCATCGAGAACACCGACGGTCCCGCACCGCGCGGGATGCCGCAGGTACCCATCGAAATCGACTCCGAGGGGTACCTCAAGGGCGTCTGGCCCGAAGTGAAGACCATCGAGCAGCAGGGGGTCCAGATTCAGGTCGCCGAGACCGAAGACTACGAGGGCTCCGGCGTCACGTACACCTCCGAGTGGTTCCAGTACTGCGGCGTGGAGTCGTACGCGGGCATCGAACCCGACTACGACTCGGACAACTACTTCATCTCGGGGTCGAACCCCGGATACGACTGGCAGTCCGAGGCGTACTCGGAGGGTGACCGCCTCCACGTGGACGACTTCTCGGACTACCGCGAGTGGGGCAACGGCGTCGGGCAGTCGGGCATCGGGAAGGGCGCGACCGGCCGCTGGCGGTCCGAAGACGCCGAAGACGTCATCCCGATTCAGGTCCTCCGCTCCGAACGCATCGAAGAGGCCGCCCAGAACGACCCGTGGCTACAGGCGTCCACGCAGGACGGCTTCATCGCGTGGCTGAACAAGTGTACGCACTTCTGCTGCGTGCCGAAGTACAAGACCGAGGGCTCCGAGAAGTTCAACGCGGAGAACGACGTCTACTGTCAGTGCCACCAGTCGGTGTACGACCCCTTCAGCATCGTCGAGACCCTGTTCGTCGCTCGTCCGCGTCCCGACTGA
- a CDS encoding succinic semialdehyde dehydrogenase, whose product MTLSTPTTVRRSRLDALADAVVTVADRPSLAVESPFDAETVGEVPACSPDDVRDAFDRARAARAEWADRPLSERIAVFEEFHDRVLDEQSSLLDVVQAETGKARLDAHEEAVDVAATARYYANHARAFLASRRRTGAVPLLTRTTEHRKPVGVVGVISPWNYPLTLSISDAVPALLAGNAVVCKPDEGTPFTALRIRELLVESGLPADLFAVVAGRGDELGEALVSASDYVCFTGSTEVGRTVAATAGRNLVDCSLELGGKNPMLVLADADVDAAAENAAHACFSNAGQLCLSVERIYVDADVREAFLDAFVRETRRLTLGAGYDFDYDVGTLTSAAQLEKVEAHVEDAVDEGASVLTGGRRREDVGPYAYEPTVLTDVTEEMTCATEETFGPVVAVHEASGIADAVERANEGPHGLNASVWSGDTARAEQVAERVDAGTVNVNDGYAAAWASLDAPMGGVGDSGIGRRHGEVGMTRFTESQTVATQRGRPLTRPAEVPRRLWTLLLNANERLTSRLTAWRRGGGG is encoded by the coding sequence ATGACGCTCTCGACGCCGACAACCGTCCGACGGTCCCGCCTCGACGCCCTCGCGGACGCCGTCGTCACCGTCGCCGACCGTCCTTCGCTCGCAGTCGAGTCGCCGTTCGACGCGGAGACGGTGGGCGAGGTGCCGGCCTGTTCGCCAGACGACGTGCGCGACGCGTTCGACCGCGCCCGCGCGGCGCGAGCGGAGTGGGCGGACAGACCGCTGAGCGAGCGAATCGCCGTCTTCGAGGAGTTCCACGACCGGGTGCTCGACGAACAGTCGTCGCTGTTGGACGTGGTGCAGGCCGAGACGGGCAAGGCGCGACTCGACGCCCACGAGGAGGCCGTCGACGTCGCCGCCACCGCGCGGTACTACGCCAACCACGCCCGCGCGTTCCTCGCGAGTCGCCGGCGAACCGGCGCCGTCCCCCTCCTCACGCGGACGACCGAACACAGGAAGCCCGTCGGCGTCGTCGGCGTCATCTCGCCGTGGAACTACCCCCTCACGCTCTCCATCTCCGACGCCGTCCCGGCGCTCCTGGCCGGCAACGCCGTCGTCTGTAAGCCGGACGAGGGGACGCCGTTCACCGCCCTGCGAATTCGCGAACTGCTCGTGGAGTCGGGCCTGCCCGCCGACCTGTTCGCCGTCGTCGCCGGCCGCGGCGACGAACTCGGCGAGGCCCTCGTCTCCGCGTCCGACTACGTCTGCTTCACCGGCAGTACCGAGGTGGGCCGCACCGTCGCGGCGACGGCGGGGCGGAACCTCGTGGACTGCTCGCTGGAACTCGGCGGGAAGAACCCGATGCTCGTCCTCGCGGACGCCGACGTGGACGCCGCGGCCGAGAACGCCGCGCACGCCTGCTTCTCGAACGCGGGACAGCTTTGCCTCTCCGTCGAGCGAATCTACGTCGACGCCGACGTGCGCGAGGCGTTCCTCGACGCGTTCGTCCGCGAGACGCGGCGACTCACCCTCGGGGCCGGATACGACTTCGACTACGACGTGGGGACGCTCACCTCGGCGGCCCAGTTGGAGAAGGTGGAGGCGCACGTCGAGGACGCCGTCGACGAGGGGGCGTCGGTGCTGACGGGCGGCCGCCGCCGCGAGGACGTGGGGCCGTACGCGTACGAACCGACGGTGCTGACCGACGTGACCGAGGAGATGACGTGCGCCACCGAGGAGACGTTCGGGCCGGTCGTCGCCGTCCACGAGGCGTCGGGCATCGCCGACGCCGTCGAACGGGCGAACGAGGGACCGCACGGCCTGAACGCGAGCGTCTGGTCCGGCGACACGGCCCGCGCCGAACAGGTCGCCGAACGCGTCGACGCGGGCACCGTGAACGTCAACGACGGCTACGCCGCGGCGTGGGCGTCGCTGGACGCGCCGATGGGCGGCGTCGGCGACTCGGGCATCGGCCGTCGGCACGGCGAGGTTGGGATGACGCGCTTCACCGAGTCACAGACCGTGGCGACGCAACGCGGCCGACCGCTCACCCGTCCCGCCGAGGTGCCGCGCCGCCTCTGGACGCTCCTGTTGAACGCGAACGAACGACTGACGAGTCGACTCACCGCGTGGCGGCGAGGTGGGGGCGGATGA
- a CDS encoding SDR family oxidoreductase, with protein sequence MSVFLTGFPGFLGSALVGRLLDRTDRIDCLVQSKYRDDAARRAAELAGDDWEADIALHEGDITDPRLGLSEETYDRLAGDAEEAFHFAAVYDLGVEAELAERVNVDGTRHVLDFAEAADARLHHVSTCYVSGRYDGVFTEEMLREGQSFTNHYEETKFRAEVAVRERMAEGLSATIYRPAITVGDSRTGETQKYDGPYHVIRYLLRQPRVAVLFTPLGASDTELNVVPRDYVVDAIDALSRMDRSAGVTYNLCDPHPPTAVEAQRVLAEAAGRRVVSVPTTQSLLERLLSAGPVRAATGFDPAVVPYYTHPTRYVAPNARRDLSGTGVSPPPFAAYAPALVEFVREHPDISSAAMT encoded by the coding sequence ATGAGCGTCTTCCTGACGGGCTTTCCGGGCTTCCTCGGGTCGGCGCTGGTCGGTCGCCTCCTCGACCGAACCGACCGAATCGACTGTCTCGTGCAGTCGAAGTACCGCGACGACGCCGCACGTCGGGCCGCCGAACTCGCGGGCGACGACTGGGAGGCGGACATCGCCCTCCACGAGGGCGACATCACCGACCCGAGGTTGGGACTGTCCGAGGAGACGTACGACCGCCTCGCCGGCGACGCCGAGGAGGCGTTCCACTTCGCCGCGGTGTACGACCTGGGGGTCGAGGCGGAACTCGCGGAGCGAGTGAACGTCGACGGGACGAGACACGTCCTCGACTTCGCCGAAGCGGCGGACGCCCGACTCCACCACGTCAGCACCTGCTACGTCAGCGGGCGGTACGACGGCGTGTTCACCGAAGAGATGCTCCGGGAGGGGCAGTCGTTCACCAACCACTACGAGGAGACGAAGTTCCGCGCGGAGGTGGCCGTCCGCGAACGGATGGCCGAGGGCCTGTCGGCGACGATATACCGGCCCGCGATAACCGTCGGCGACAGTCGGACCGGCGAGACGCAGAAGTACGACGGTCCGTACCACGTGATTCGGTACCTCCTCCGGCAACCGCGCGTCGCCGTCCTCTTCACCCCCCTCGGCGCGTCGGATACCGAACTGAACGTCGTCCCGCGCGACTACGTGGTGGACGCCATCGACGCGCTCTCGCGGATGGACCGCTCCGCGGGCGTCACGTACAACCTCTGTGACCCGCACCCGCCGACGGCCGTCGAGGCGCAACGCGTCCTCGCCGAGGCGGCGGGTCGGCGCGTCGTCTCCGTCCCCACGACGCAGTCGCTCCTCGAACGGCTTCTCTCGGCGGGTCCGGTCCGCGCGGCCACCGGGTTCGACCCCGCCGTCGTGCCGTACTACACGCACCCCACGCGCTACGTCGCGCCGAACGCGCGGCGCGACCTGTCGGGGACGGGCGTCTCGCCGCCGCCGTTCGCCGCGTACGCCCCCGCGCTGGTCGAGTTCGTGCGCGAGCACCCGGACATCTCGTCGGCGGCGATGACCTGA
- a CDS encoding ubiquitin-like small modifier protein 1: MTTVRWRLFADLAEVAGARETTVTVGDDATVGDALDALLDGHDGLRVRVFEDDTLADHVNLLRNGDDASLSETVDDDDELALFPPVSGGAGRRRV, from the coding sequence ATGACGACCGTACGTTGGCGCCTGTTCGCCGACCTCGCGGAGGTGGCCGGCGCGAGAGAGACCACCGTAACCGTCGGGGACGACGCGACGGTCGGAGACGCACTCGACGCCCTCTTGGACGGCCACGACGGCCTGCGCGTCCGCGTCTTCGAAGACGACACGCTCGCGGACCACGTGAACCTCCTCCGAAACGGCGACGACGCCTCGCTCTCGGAGACGGTCGACGACGACGACGAACTCGCCCTGTTCCCGCCCGTCAGCGGTGGCGCGGGACGGCGTCGCGTCTGA
- a CDS encoding TrkA C-terminal domain-containing protein, translated as MTLAAPRLVLQLDSAVRLVGSLLQDGALVVGLTALSAGISAAAALVYRWYTREPVPRWLSALFGGSAAAFYLNAVGLLRTTTQDPTAVFDPPRILLNSTILVAAVALSPVGRAVGDRLATDVFAVAGARSIDAEVSRIVRTVGRVTAVELPAEASDVGDIDGYDPVPTDRKEAMAGKRLLFPRTLSREELADRLVTRIKEDYGVGHVDVELDDERNVSYLAVGRRVAGLGPTMPPGVAAVAVRADPGAGASAGDAVQLWRMGEDGDPERVASAELRATAGDVATVLLDEAEAERLDHEETYRLLTLPSDPGAEHEFTSLLRSADETMETVTVEAGSELASATLSTLDATVVAVHPSDAPVETIPRRARELAPGDVLFLVARPETIRRITRAASAPDDGSAETDESGPAAADRSDDDD; from the coding sequence GTGACGCTCGCCGCCCCCCGCCTCGTCCTCCAACTCGACTCCGCGGTCCGACTGGTCGGCAGTCTCCTGCAGGACGGAGCGCTGGTCGTCGGGCTGACCGCCCTCTCGGCCGGTATCTCCGCCGCCGCGGCACTCGTCTACCGGTGGTACACCCGCGAACCGGTCCCGAGGTGGCTCTCGGCGCTGTTCGGCGGGTCCGCGGCCGCCTTCTACCTGAACGCCGTCGGACTCCTCCGGACGACGACGCAGGACCCCACGGCCGTCTTCGACCCGCCGCGGATACTCCTGAACTCGACCATCCTCGTCGCCGCCGTCGCCCTCTCGCCGGTCGGACGGGCGGTCGGCGACCGACTCGCAACCGACGTGTTCGCCGTCGCCGGCGCGCGTTCGATAGACGCCGAGGTGAGCCGCATCGTCCGGACCGTCGGGCGCGTCACCGCCGTCGAACTCCCGGCGGAGGCGTCCGACGTGGGCGACATCGACGGCTACGACCCGGTCCCCACGGACCGGAAGGAGGCGATGGCGGGCAAGCGACTCCTGTTCCCGCGCACCCTCTCCCGCGAGGAACTCGCCGACCGACTCGTCACGCGCATCAAGGAGGACTACGGCGTCGGCCACGTCGACGTGGAACTGGACGACGAGCGAAACGTCTCGTACCTCGCCGTCGGCCGCCGCGTCGCCGGTCTGGGGCCGACGATGCCGCCCGGCGTCGCTGCCGTCGCGGTACGTGCAGACCCCGGCGCGGGCGCCTCGGCGGGCGACGCCGTGCAACTCTGGCGGATGGGCGAGGACGGCGACCCCGAACGCGTCGCCAGCGCCGAACTCCGCGCGACGGCCGGCGACGTGGCCACCGTCCTCCTCGACGAGGCGGAGGCCGAACGCCTCGACCACGAGGAGACGTACCGACTCCTGACGCTGCCCTCCGACCCCGGCGCGGAACACGAGTTCACGTCGCTCCTGCGGAGCGCCGACGAGACGATGGAGACGGTCACCGTCGAGGCGGGCAGCGAACTCGCGAGCGCGACGCTGTCGACGCTCGACGCCACCGTCGTCGCCGTCCACCCGTCCGACGCCCCCGTCGAGACCATCCCGAGGCGCGCGCGGGAACTCGCCCCCGGCGACGTGCTGTTCCTCGTGGCCCGCCCGGAGACGATTCGCCGCATCACGCGCGCGGCGTCGGCCCCCGACGACGGGTCCGCGGAGACCGACGAGTCGGGGCCGGCGGCCGCCGACCGCTCGGACGACGACGACTGA